CGTAACTTACCTTCTCAAAATTGAATATGATGTCTAATTCACAAACCTGTGGATGAACATGAAATACTAGTTTAATACATGCTTGAACAACAATAAGCACTTCCTATATGCTATTTTGAACTCTCCAATCCAACAACATACAAAGAGATTGATCACACATCATACCCTTATGATGTTTTGACGTGTGTGTAGTTGCAGGTAACCAAACATGGTACCTGGTGTTGATATTAGAAAACCATTGGTTGGAAGTACATAGATAATGTAGTACTTCCTTGCTAGCTAGGTAAAGTTGGGATGGCTGAAAAAAGGTTTGTGAGGGTTCTGTGATCAACCTCACTATAACGACGTTTGAACATTAATACCATGTAGGTTTCTGGATACCTTCCAACACTGAAGTAAAAAGTACTGTGTCATGTGTCATTATACGAAAGACTCAATAAAGCTTCCAATTTGAattataacaagttgatgttatgctacttctaaaaaccaggcgccatgcaccAAACTAACCTAACTGGAATTAATgactaaactatatttattttgGGTTTTTGCTTTGTTGCTAATTATCAACTGTAATTCATTAAATTTTCATAATtctgtaattatgttgctatgcactgctaaggaagtgtaccTCAAACCACTTTGACCCACTAGTAAAGCAcaaaagtatcttcttaactgttttatatagtCCATAACACTTTCCTACACAAATTCTCcaggcaaagcctcaaagctactcttAATTTTCATTCGTGTATGTGTACAGGCAcaccccctttcaacttgaaggaatTCATTATATCCAGTAACCTAGGAGGCCAGATGTGTTGCTTTTTGGCTGTTTGATACTACCTGTAGAGCCTAAGTTTAAGTTTAGGCTGTTTTTAGTGAACAAAGTTTTGCTCATGTGGATATGGAAAGACAAACACACACTTTTTGGAAatcaatttcagtaaaccaggcgcacacccacagccggccttcacTGTGGGCGTACACCTGGTTAACTAGTAGAATGTAGTAATGCCATTGAACAAGAACGATAATATCTAGACCATGTTAAGACTTCCATGCCATCCAACTCAACTGCTGCCATTTAACTGCTGCCATTTAAGACTGCTGCCATTTAAGACTTCCATGCCATCCAACTCAACTGCTTATGCATCCATGACGGCATGCATAAGCTGCCGTCATCTTTCAGTTCCAAGTTTCAATTTACATTGACTGAACGTCGCCGTTTTCATACGGCTATTCAGATTTTTAAATCTTTACATCGAATttctcctccttatttacatgaTATATTTCAGTTTTCGAAGGATGTTACTGGTCATCTTAGTCGTAATGTTAAACGTTTATTTGTTCCTAGAGTGTTTACCAACTATGGCAAACGAACTTTTTTCTACCGAGGAACTGTTTTATGGAACAACCTTAAGTCCACTGTTACTGGGGCTGCCACTTTGTCGTCATTTCGTAATTattatcttaattcttaattcctgtgtaattttgtctatgtatccttagttgtgtatgtatgtttgtttttgttttttttgtatattattagttattgtatgtgtctattgtatgtttgttcagggctccactgaaaatcagttttactgagtggactccctgcttaaaaattacaattacaattacaattacaactcaCACTGCCAAAGTACTTGTCCAACAGCTCCACATAACGATGAATCACTTCTAATGAAAGTAGTTCATTGTCAGAAGGTTCAACTGCGCAGCAGAAGTACAGACTTGCGTATCTGGGGCGAGATTTTTCATCACACGAAATTATTAGAATACTCACCTTTTGTAAACAACTTTGGTTTCCCTGTATTCTAAGAAGTTACACATTTTAGACTTTCGCGATAATATCATAGCGATAAGTTCACGCATTATCTTCTTCTTTTCCTTCATCGAAAGTGGTGAATACCATTTCTGTAGCCTCACCTTGCCTTGTCGGCTAAACAATAACATGTATTGAATCTGTAAGGAATTATGACACATGGTAATGACAAGAACGCTCAAGAAAGATGAAAAAACGTACCATTTTGCTTGAATAATTAAGCACCACACTATTAAGCGCCTCAACTACATACAAGTCACGTGGTTAGCTACAAGCATACATAGGTAGATTATGCTGCAAGTGGATCGGTTGAAAGTCACGAAGATGTTTTCCTGCAAGTTGCTACTGTTGTGCACACCATGCTAATACCTTCATCTGGAGAGAGACGAGGAAATTTGCGAAGTTAGACGAGTCAGCTCGTGCAAGCGCGATGATGGAGAAATAATTAACTTACGCAGTCTGGTAGAAGGCAGACCTAATCCGAGATTTAAGATCTCTGGCAAGACTCCTTATGGCACGTACGGGTACTTACTACTATTTTTACTACAATCCCTGTGATGACTTTGATGTGTCTACTAACAACAAAGGATGTCAGGGTGTGGCTGTATGCCAGCAATACCAATATAGTGCTTACGGATATAACCTTGATGGTGTGCAGTTTGAGTACATCAATGGATCACTGTTTGCTGCTTATCACAATGTTCCCTCACCTGATGGTTTGCTCCGCTCAACTTACATTGAATTGATTTGTGACGAGAGTATTTATGGAAGATTTGAACTAGTTGGAGAAGATTCTTGGCTGCTTTATACTTTCAAACTCTATTCATTGCGTGCTTGTCCTGGAAAGTGTCAGAGATATGTGTCATCCTGTATCAATGTCAATACCTGTACATGTGCAGACCCGAGGGGAGAAATCCCAATTAACCTTCATGCGCTGGACAGCCCAACAAGTCCTACGCAGGACCAAACATCACCATCAGCAGCAATGTACTACACCCTTGTACCCCTGTTACCTCCCCTGATTGTGGTGACCAGTCTGTGTGTTTGAGAGATGGCAGTAAAGTTATCGGATATAGTTCTGCTAACAGTAGTACATTTGTGACTGCCAGAGATGGACAAGTCAGTCTGCAGTATAGTAATGGTAGAAAGAGCTCAACCGTTCATCTGAAGTGTGATCAAAATGCTAGGACTGAACCGTTCTTTAGAGTAGAAGAAATCAATGACGCTAGTGCTGTGATGTcaatgtacagtgtgtgtgcttGTGATGTGGTAGCTGCTATAATCCACCTTTGTAGTATATTATGTGTAATTTGATCTGTTTATACTCTAAACCATATCACGGTGTATATTGTCATTATGTGAATTTTTTTACTATACAAATCTGTGTATCGCAAGGCTGTCTCCTCATTTCTTTATAGACTGTTGCATATTGTGATCAAGTCAtgctaatactctaatagtgcagtcataaTAGAACGATCAGTTGTACTATTGCAATGCTCACCATGCAACTAGTGTTTGTGattgaaaaaaaattatcatTCACAAATTTATAAAGTTAGATAGCTGAACAGGTTACGGATTTAGGGCCCCTCAAAAAGTTTACTTATGCATGTGCTGGCTGaagttacagtacaagtgcaaTGTTGCATCTTACGCATACATTGGCAATGGAAGAGAAACAAAAAGGAGTCAATATTATATTTTAGAGGCAAAGCTGCTAAAAAcagaaacactctaatagaacaatcaaccagctactctaatagaacatccatcattaaaactcTTCTAAACTGTAAGGAACAAACACCAGTGTGCATGTTGAAATTGATCACCTCACTGTAAAAAACTGAAGTGTCCACAGCACACCAAAATGTCCCAATACTGACACTAATGGTGATAATGGTGTCTATATTGGAACATTTTTGTTGTCCAGAGGACACTTCGGTTTTTACAGAGCTCTTCTTCTTTGACTTGTACACTGATATCTCACCATTGTGCCAAGCATCCTGTATAATCCTATACCTTTTATCAGGCATAATAaaagtagggagggagagtgtctaactcccaATGCAGCCTGTACAAATCACTGCgtatttttttattatgtactcttgctttaTGTACCACAAATCATACCCATGAGATATCAATCCCTCTTGAAAGGCTGTAACTTCTTTTCGTTTAGTGGTTAATACCACTTGTAGCAATGTAGGCACCAACTTTGGGTTGAACCTGATAAAGCTCCACAAATAGTTTTAGAACAAACAATGTTATGACCACCTTCTATCTACGTGCAATTGAAAATGCATTTGAAGGTATTGTGAATTAAAACCTATAAAGTTCTTTGTCTGCACCGATGCTGCTGTATATCAAGTTTCTGATGATGGTCTGCAGTATTTTAGTAATCCAATTTTTATTTTAACCTCACAGTAATCAGCATAGCCATTTTCCTTTACTGgagcatcacacacacacacacacacacacacacacacacacacacacacacacacacacacacacacacacacacacacacacacacacacacacacacacacacacgcacactacacacaaacacacacaacattacaaTTAAAGTACAATGACATGTGAGACTTACAAAAACAAAGAtattaaacaaataaaaatacAATATCTAATCACTAAACAACAACAGGTCAAAAAAACAACAGCTGGAAAATTTGAAGATAAAACGATGTCATCAGGTATAACACCATTGTAAGGAACAGTTTTTAGTGGAAGACACGTAAATGACAAAGAGACAATTAACATTATTTTAACGACTCCTGCATGATGGTAGAATTTTTCAATGACTGTTTAACATATTATAAGCAATAAAAGTACACAAGCAACTATGTGACCAAGTGTTCATTAGTTGGGACAGTACCACATTTTACTGAGAAGTTTTGTAAAGATCCCAGGATGCATAAAACACGATGTGTGATCAGTCCTTTACAACATTTGGCATGATCATGAGAGGTGTGtcgattatgattatgattaaggTACAGGGTAAAGCTCAGCTTGTACACCCAATCAATTACATAAttacaacaataacaatatctatacaaaaataaattaagAATGTCAACATTTCTAAATGGATGACAACCCCTACTGTGTTGCACGCCATTGTTAACAGTGAGTAAGTGTTTGTGCTTAAAATTTTTTGCTAACTGAAAAGGGAGTTGGCTTAGTACATCCTCTTGTGTTGTGACAAACCATAAACCAAATCCTGCTGtcttaaaattaaaaattaatagttAGTTCCTGTGACCAGCTTTACATTTACATTGGTCTATAAAGTTTGTTTTACTCAATCAAGTACCTCATGATCCAGTTGTGTGTCACATTTTTGTTCCTTTAAGTAGGACAGTATCCAAGGTAATTAATTAACATTGTCATCTACCCATATGCACACAAAAAGCTATTTCAGGAATGTTGACAACCTTGCATTGCCATACTCTGACTCTGGGCTGCCACTGAATGCTCTGCACTCCATAGACACCTTTACGCTTAATTTTACAAAGCCAGTAGCTAGATAAATTCATATTATTATGTACCAGTCAGTATGTGTAACAATATCTGTGTTTGGTATTCCTATAAACAAATCTGTAAGAAGAAAGAATGGATGTTTTGGTTTCTTGACAGTGACTCAAGTAGTAGCAGCAGCTCATGTTTTATTGTAGAGCACATGTCTCCTGTAAAAGCAAAAATATACATTTTAGTCAAAAAATACGTGACAATTTAAAAACATAAATGAGCATGATTTTCATCCTGAGGAACTTCAAAATTCAGCCTTTCACGTGCACAGTTAGTTACACAGTTATTTCAACTCATGATTGGAACTGTACCAGAGAGTTGAGTATGCCATTGAAAGCCAGTGGGAGTGCAGTACTTTGTTGTAGTTCTGTCATCTCTGGATGATATCAGAGCTGATGATAATGGCACATGGGTGCATGGTGGTAAGCCTTGGCAATTAAAAGTATGTTGTTGAATTTTGATATGACAATGCAGCTATAGATGCAAGGACGGATTTAGTTGTGATGGCTAGAACGTGTTTACTCTTGTACATTTGTATTACTGACACAAATCTTCTCCCAGTATATTCCACCTTCAAATAGATATTGGATCACTCCATACTGTACTAATTTGCTACTAGAATCGAACACATAGGAAATTTGTTACTGAAGCTTGGTTCCTGTTGTATTGACACCACATGGGAACTTGATGCAAAACATCACTGTACCCCCTATCATCAAACACAGATTAGCACCATAAATAAGCTAAAACAAGCTACTGGAAAGCCAAAAGTGGTAGttactactgtacatgatgaagCAGGAGGCAGTAGTGTGAATACTAAGAGTGCCATTGAATTGCCTCACAATCATAGGCAGGTATATAATGCTTGACAGTGTAGTAGTGACAGGTGAGGCAACAGCTCAGGTGGAAGACCAGATCCATTTTAGGCAATGCAAGGAGAACAGTGTCCCTGGAGTTAGAAAGTTTATAAGGTCAGCTAACATTGACAAGAGTCCTAGTTGTGTCCTTGCCCCTTGGTTTATGGGTAATATTCTGGGTGACCCAGTATATGGTACTACCAATAGCACTTTTTAAAGGGAGAATTATTTCACAGGTTGCCACCATCCAAAATTTTGAAGGAAAATTTTGCATGATGATGCCTTTCCCAGATAGTGCAATTTGTGCCAGACCGCTGCATCAGGAGAAAAATTTCTAGAAAGCTTCCAATTCCACGAAAATAGCAAAAATTTCCTCAAAAAAATGCTTTATGGTACCTCAATCAATAGAGTTTCTACTGGTTACTACCAGCTATCACATAGGCAAGGTATTGGAGCTACCATAATACCTTGTAACTAGAAATGTCTTCTTCCAGCTGCACCAGAACTTGTTGTGTCTTACTCACTTGTTTCAGCATGAAATATAGTGGTTAGATCATAATGATACTCACTTATTCAGTGGAATAATTTTGTGTTGGCTACCTGAAGTGGTTGTGTATAGCATTAAGGATTGTAGGCTacatgtacgtacgtatatagTGTACTGTGTTTGGAAGGTGAGTTATTACTCCATTACAAGGTACCGGTATTATTAAAGTAGTTGTAAATCTTGTTTTGTAGTTTTTGTCATGTTCTGTGTATTTAATATGTGTTGTTTTGTTTcaagggtggatccagacttttggaaaagggggtcaaaatgaaacAACAGTACAGAGAaggagtgtgcatgcatgccaacctagggggtctaggggaatgcccccagaaaattagaccctctgaaatGTAACTGAGAGAGATTTCAGCATGGGTTCATCAAAATTTTTAttcgactgttgtattagaatctTAATGTTGATACCTCGAATGTGATGTTTATAATTTTAGTGTACAATTGTTGATGGGGCAGGGTTTCCAGCTGTACCCTCCTGCTGAACTATTGTAGCTTGTACAGCAGCTTTGCACAGTACACATATTTTATTACTAGCTTATGAAATACAGTGCATTATGTTACCCTTTGCTGCCAATAAGTAATGATCTGCATTACTCTGATTTTAAATGGCTTGTAAAGTTGTCTGGTTGTTTCAAGTTGTACTTATTCTGGTTCATCCATCTTCATGGCTGCTTTTCCATCGTGTACTGTCTGTTTGCATGCGGACCCATTTTCCAGTCTGTTGTGTGTtttagagcaatccaatgcacaGTATTTGGTTTTTATTTATGATTTTACATCAACAGTTGAACTTCTCAGTACAGAAATTTGTGTTAAAAGAGGTTAGGGACAGGATTTCCTGACCATATCATAGGAAATGAATTTAAGGTGAGAATATTATCATATTGTCCTGTTTAACAATTTAGCTAACACAGGGTTTTGTGTTTAATAAAATTTTGGGGAAAAAGGGATTGACAAAGACAGCTTAAGGAATATTGACTGATACTTGTGTTAAGTTGGTGGAGCTATTAAAAAGAAGTGTTTCAGATAGTGCATTGTGCACTAAGATGCTGTTCTGAATTTGATGGTAATACTCAGGGGGAGGCCCCACACTGCTAAATGGAATCTTACCAGTTTGATAAATTTGGTGTTCACTAAACAACAAAAAAGAAGTTTTTATAGCAACCTTTACTCAATTTTGTTACATTGACGTAACTACATATTTGTGATTACATGTATACTGTTAACAGTCGTTGGTTTAACAAACAATTTGCACCAATTTGTGTACTTCATGTGGTAAGCATCTGTGCTATTCTCCCCCCTCCTCCATATAATATAGTATATACATTTATTAATGCTTGCACTTATGATGTTGCCAGCCATCAAGTTCAGAAATTCAGAATCAATTTCCACACAAATCTTATACATGATACTTCTCTTCACATGCCTTGCATGTAATCCCAGAGACGGCAAGTATAGTGTATGCTGAATACATCACTTAGAATGTGGAGTCCTTCTTATTTTTGATCAATAGGTCTATCATACAGATTCTGTATTGTACAGGGCATGGAAGAACAAGATCAGAGCAGTGTCAACAGTCAGCTAGGAAGAACTCTATCAAACCTAAGTATCAGTTTTGCAATCTGAAATGGATGCGATAACACATTTCAGACTAGCACAACTCAATTCGCAAAAGATTGGTTATTGAAGAGCCAGATTTTGTAAAATATTTCACTCAAAATTATCTAAATAGAGCCGGTATGTAAAAAAGTTAACAATATGATGCATGGGTTGTTCTCAGTAAATGCTATCACAGAAAAGTGGGCAGAATGCTACCATCATTTATAAGATGGGGCAACATGTGTCTAGAGAGGTATGTACAGTATTAGTAAACAGCAAATCAATGACATCAtattacacaacacatacagtgtacaagcaGTTGAAGACCACATATCACTTTAAAGCATTGATAATATCTGAATAGAAAGGTCAATCAGAGGGTGGATTTATTCATCCATCATCTTTTGCAATATGAGGACACATTTTGTCATTATCACCAGcaaattgaggttggtttttacCACCAGCATTGCACAAAAAGGGGAAGCAAGAGATGGATTGTTATCAATGAGGTCTTACAGTACCTGCAGCAAAAGTAAGGTTATGCATTAAAATGCACAACCATATCATCTTATACTGAAAATGTAAAATAATCAATAACTGCTATCAGTCAGACATCACACCAAAGGAAAAAAGATTGCACTGTAAACACAGATGAGATGTGGTTTGTGAATATGGTCAATCTTCATTTTCGTGCAGTTCAGTTGCTGTTACAATATGGACTTTAATAATAGAGCAAAATCAATCCACTAACTTTGACAGTAGCAGGTACAGTGGACACTACCTATTTCATCATACATGATAGCAACTTTCCTGTGAGAATGTTagcagtaggcattccagccatACTTAAACTTTGGGAAGATAGAATATTGATTAAAATATATACAGGTTGGAATTGACTATGgcggtatatatatatatacatatactgtatcatAGTAATGTTGTGTATAGCAACACTTTAACAAGGTTCCTTTCTATAGCCCTATACAACTGTTTGTGTCATATGTACTAACCAACCCAGGATTGGATCACCTCACTTGCATCCATAGTGCTTGCTCACTTGCTCCTATGCAATATGGTTACGTGCATGTGGTTAATGAAGTGTATGGGCTCTGAGCTGACAAAAAATGTTACAAGGTAGGTATCATTAATAGTGAAGCCAAGCGTACAAGCAGAACAATTCCCTGAAAtcaacaccttgataatcagatggtcccatttgtataaGCGTAcgcacatttagacccctgaccCATTCAGACACCCAGCCTGCTTTTACTAGCCATTATGCCTTGAGTTGGAAACAAAAGTGGGGGCACAATCTGTATTTCAATTACTTTGGcagtggccacctcattaataaggccatctTGTTACAGTGGCCATGTCCAGTAACTGCAGTTCCTAGTTACagtaaggccagtggccacagaGATATTACCATAATGAAACTTCTTTTTTGTGTAGCTGTGTGTAGCTATCTGCTGGCTGTTTGAACATGTTCTACATTGCATTAGACCCTTATTCCTGTAAACATACTAATCCACATTTAATCCATACTTAGTTCTACCATGACAAGCTAAAACAATGAAGTAGCACAAGAACTATATTATATAATTTCAAACCACAGTGGAACTGATTATTGCTGTTGGAAGTTGTACAAAACTGATGAGCAAGATTCAAGTGAAAAAGgagttagtattagtattaaagACAAAGCTGGCACtaaaaatgtttggttttgtcCAACTTTTAGAGTATGTTGCAACAGAAGTTCTGCCAGGTATGTAATATGATTCCAAAATCACATCATATCTATGATCTCATTAATGTTTAATCCCTATAGGGCTGTACATGTTTttcagaagaaaaaaacaatgaCTGTTTTGATTCTCCTGCAGCTTAAGTTAACAGAAATTTGAACCCACAAGCTATTACACTGAACCCACAAACTATTGCGCTGATCTTCTTTGCATGATTGATGATAACATACATACGACTTCTTATTTATTTGAGTAATAGAGTCAAACAATAAATGCACATGGACATGAAGGAATTATTTCTAGTTTGTATAAGCATCAGTGCCCTCTCTACATGGCCATGCAAACTATGAAGCATAAGATATGCCAATTGAAGACCATAAAATTCCACCAATTATCAACTAGATCGGTGCTTTAAACAAGCGTTAGGTAGTGGTGTTATTACAAATGATTAAAAGGCTTGAATACTTTTCAGAAGCTTTTTATGATAGATTTCAACTAAGGAAATTAGGTACCTGCATGTAATTTCAGATGGCTCTAATTATCTGCATATACTCCAATAAATGGTAATTAGGGATTGTAGGATAATGAATGActactgattgttctattagagtatacaagAATTCTGGTCTTAATTTTGAAAAGCTAACTCCTTAGACCAGCTTATGAAAACTGCATGCACCTTAGAGGTCTGCCTATAGAATCTTTATAAAAGGGATACAATTGCAATCTGGCAAATTTGGTGGCTGTTCAATTAGCAGTAGAATTGAAATGATTCTAAATATCACACAATATATAAA
This portion of the Dysidea avara chromosome 12, odDysAvar1.4, whole genome shotgun sequence genome encodes:
- the LOC136240437 gene encoding AP-1 complex subunit sigma-2-like: MIQYMLLFSRQGKVRLQKWYSPLSMKEKKKIMRELIAMILSRKSKMCNFLEYRETKVVYKRYASLYFCCAVEPSDNELLSLEVIHRYVELLDKYFGSVCELDIIFNFEKAYYMLDELLIGGEICETSKKNVLKAIAAQDMLQEETENPRASMSLLEEMGLA